In Serratia liquefaciens ATCC 27592, the genomic stretch CGTTGGATCTGCTGGCCAATGCGATCAATCGCCGCTACAGCCCGCAGACCCGGGCTGTAAAACGGTCATGGCGCTGGTGGCGCAACAAACCGCCGTTGCCGGCTAGTTAGTCAGCTGCCAGCCGCGTTCACGCCAGAGCGCCGGTAATTGCGCCAGATTGTCGAATGCGGTGACTAAGGGGTGATCGATAGGTTTATTGTGCGGATCGGCGCAGAAGTAAAACACCGGGATCCCGGCGGCGATCCCTGCCTGTGCACCGGCGGCGGAATCGTCCACCAGGATGCAGCGTTCCACCGGCACCTGCATTTTTTCAGCGGCGTGGAACACAATGGCCGGATCCGGCTTCCAGCGTTGGATGTCATAGCCGCTGAACAACCGGTCATCAAAATAGTGCAGCATATCGGTCAGGCCGAGCGAGTGTTGCATTTTGCTGACCGGGCCGTTGGAAACCGTGCACATTGGCACCTTCACCTGCGCCAACAGTTCACGCGCCCCGGCGATTTGTTGCAGCTCGCTATCGAACAAGCGGGCCACTTCCTGGCGGTACAGCGGTTCAAGCTCTTCCTTTGCCAGCGTGGTGCCCTGTTGTGCATTAACCTGTTCGATAATTTCGTACAGCTTCACTCCTTTGAATTTTCTGAACACGTCGTCCAGCGACAGGTGGATGCCGAAGTGGGCAAACATGTGCACATAGGCTTTACTGCACAGCACTTCGCTGTCCACCAGCGTGCCGTCGCAATCAAACAAAATACAGTCAATCTGGTTCATCAGCGTCAGTGTCCTTCGAGTCAACAGCGATAATGCCACTTTAACCGCATCAGGCAGGATTGCGACTCCTGAATCCTGGTTTTCCGATGAATATCAGCAAATACAACCTGTTGGGGTTTATAGCCGTAAAGACGGCGAAAAAAACCTGTGATCAGCATCAAAACCCTGACTTTTTGTTATATACCCGGCATACTTGAAGCCGCATCTGTGTTGGCTGCGAACGCTCACCCCAGTCACTTACTTGAGTAAGCTCTTGGGGATTCGCGTTCTTGCCGCCGTGATGCGACTCCAATTATTTTGGGTATAGGATAGCCGGCGACTGTCCATTCCCCTCTTCGGAATTCTGATAATGAGCAAACCAGTATCTGGCCTTGACGTCGAGCAAGGCTTGCTTGGGCGCGTGTTTAAACTCAAGCAACATGGCACTACGGCGCGTACGGAAACGATTGCCGGTATTACCACCTTTTTGACCATGGTGTATATCGTGTTCGTTAACCCCCAAATTCTGGGCGCGGCGGGCATGGATACGCAGGCGGTGTTCGTGACAACCTGTCTGATTGCCGCTTTCGGCAGCATTTTCATGGGCCTGCTGGCGAACCTGCCGGTAGCGCTGGCACCGGCGATGGGCCTCAATGCGTTCTTCGCGTTTGTGGTGGTCGGCGCAATGGGCATCTCATGGCAGATCGGCATGGGTGCCATTTTCTGGGGGGCAGTCGGTTTATTGCTGCTGACCATTTTCCGCGTTCGCTACTGGATGATTGCCAATATTCCGATGAGCCTGCGGGTGGGCATTACCAGCGGTATCGGTCTGTTTATCGGCATGATGGGGCTGAAAAATGCCGGTATCGTGGTGGCTAACCCGGACACGCTGGTGACCATTGGCAGCCTGACTTCGCACAACGTGCTGCTGGGCGCGCTGGGCTTCTTTATCATCGCGGTATTGTCTTCACGTAACTTCCATGCGGCAGTGCTGATTTCTATCGTGGTGACCACGCTGATCGGCTGGGCGTTGGGCGATGTGAAATACGGCGGCGTATTCTCGATGCCTCCTAACATCACGTCGGTAGTGGGTCAGGTTGATCTGGCCGGGGCGCTGAATATTGGCCTGGCCGGGGTGATTTTCTCCTTTATGCTGGTCAACCTGTTCGACTCCTCTGGTACCCTGATTGGCGTAACCGACAAGGCCGGGCTGACTGACGACAAGGGTAAGTTCCCGCGCATGAAGCAGGCGCTGTATGTCGACAGCATCAGCTCGGTAGCCGGTTCCTTTGTCGGCACTTCTTCGGTTACCGCCTACATTGAAAGCTCCGCCGGGGTGTCTGTCGGCGGCCGTACCGGCCTGACCGCAGTGGTAACCGGTATCCTGTTCCTGTTGGTGATTTTCCTGTCGCCGTTGGCGGGTATGGTGCCGGCTTATGCCGCAGCCGGCGCGTTGATCTACGTTGGCGTGCTGATGACATCAAGTTTGGCGCGGGTGAAGTGGGATGACCTGACCGAAGCCGTTCCGGCGTTCGTCACGGCAGTGATGATGCCATTCAGCTTCTCGATCACCGAAGGCATTGCGCTCGGTTTTATTTCCTATTGCGTGATGAAGCTGGGGACCGGTCGCTGGCGCGAAATCAGCCCGTGCGTGGTGGTGGTGGCGCTGCTGTTTGTGCTGAAAATTGTGTTTGTAGACGGCCATTAATACGGCAAGGGCCGACGCTGGTCGGCCCTGTTATCTTTTAGGCACCCGGCGTTGCGTCGGGCGCCTGCTGCAACATCCACTGTAAAGGCCGTTTAAAACGGGCCTGCCAGCCGCCGTCAGGGTTCTCTCCCTGAGAAAAATGCAGCGTTTCTACCTGGTTATTCTCACTGAACAAATTGGCGAAATGCATCGCCAGCGCCTGATCGCTGAAGTTTTGCCGATCGTAATACGCCACCACCAAGCGCTTATTGGTCGCCAGCGATTGCTGGGCCTGCTTGATCTCACCATTGGGGGCGATCAGCATCGCGCCGGCATATAGCTGGGGATATTTGGCCAGCAGATTGGCCGCGTGCAGCGCTCCTTGCCCACGGGCGGTGAGGTAGACCTGCTGCGGGTTGAGTTTTAGTTCTGCGGCCGGTTGCAAAGCCCGCCGGATCGCGCTTTGGGTGCTTTCGTCACTGTAATTCGACCAGCGGAAGCTGTTCTCCGACAGCATCTGGGTACCGTTGATCTCAACATAGGCCACGCCCATCTCGCTAAACAACAAACGCTCTTCGGGTGTGATACCGGCGCTCTTGCCGTAGGTATGCAGGTACACCACCGTTGGCCAGCCGCCGGCAGGCGGTGTGCCTTCAGGAATGGCGTAGCTGGCTTTGCCTTCGTACCAATGCGCATGTTGCAGGTAGCGGGCTTTGGTGACCGCCAATATTGATTGATAGGTCCTGCTGTGCTGAATGCTATTGAAGGCGTCGTCCTCCAACAGGTTGTAGTAATACCACAACCCGCGATCGGCACTCAGCTGCAGATAGCGCTCCGCCAGTTCGGTTTGGCCCTTTTCCGCCGAAGAGGCCGCCAGTTGATAGGGGGCCCATATGTTCCGCCCGTCTTCGCGCATCAGCGTCAGGTACAGCGACATGGCCGCGATCTTTTTGTCTTCCTGGCCCTGGGCGGTGCGCGGGTATTGGGCATTCAAAGGGCTATGTACCGGCAGCTCGATCGGCTCTTCTCCGGCGGGATAACGCATTTCTGCGGCTGATAATGGTCTGGTGATGAAAGCCAGTAATATGGCTAAAATGAGAAAATACATAATTTTATGACTTTAATTTTAATGGGTTATAAAGCGATCTCTCATAAGAATGACGCCTTCAGTCAATTTTCTGCCGAAGGCGTCTGTAAAATAATCTTACTTCAGTCGACGAATATAATCGCTGAATGCTGACAACTGGCCGGTGAGGAAGTCCAGCGTGCCCTGATCAATCAACTCCCCAGCCTGAGCATCCACTTTATTCTGGATCACGCCGCCCATAAATTCCGGTTTGTTCATCACCATGGCATCGAGAAACACCAGGATCTGGCGCAGGTGATACTGGCAGCGCGCGCCGCCAATCGGCCCCATAGAGCTGGTCTGAATGGCTACGGGTTTACCGGCTAACGGCTGGTTCGGCAGACGGGACAGCCAGTCGATGGCGTTTTTTAACCCGCCCGGCACCGAGTAGTTATATTCCGGAGTAACGATGATAACGCCGTCCGCCTGACGGATTTGCTCTGCGATCGCTTCCACTGCAGCAGGGAAACCTTCTTCCTGTTGCACATCGGCATCATACAGCGGGATATCACGGATTGAAGGAAGCGCTTCGATGGTGACGCCTTGTGGCGCAAGGCCCGGCAGGGCATTGGCGACCATGGCGTTGTACGAACCTTTACGCAGGCTGCCGAGCAGGGTAACGATTTTTAATGCTTGGTCTGACATGGTGATTCTCCCTTTCGAATGAACAGATTCAGCTTAGAACATCAGGAGATAGTAGGGCAAAGCTGCAGGAGAGAATAGATGATTGCTGAATATTTAGCTGACTTTACAGTTTTATGCAGGAATTTATGCGTTAAAGAAAGTTTTATCTCAGGGGTTCGTCGCAGGGTAAGCGGCCGATGTCAGCGGTGAAGTGCCAGGCTGGTCAGTTTGATAAAGCGGGTGGAACTGGCCGGTGCTCGTGGAGAGATCTCACCGTTTTTCTGCAGGCCTTTATTGGCTTCATACTGCCAGCATACCAGACGTTCCAGGCTGGGTTCGCGCGCGCAAGCCCAGCTCAGATATTCGTCGGCATCGCTCATCACCTGAACCTGGGGGGTGATGCTGGATCGCAGGTGGCCGGAAAAAGGGTGCAGCAGCAGCGACGATTGCCCGCTGTTACCCAGGCCGGAAATTTTCAACACGCTTTGACGGATGCTCCACAGCTGCGTTTCTGCCTCCAGCCGATCGTATTGCGCACTGATCCAGGCACTTTCTGCCGGCGTTTGAAATTGGTCTTGCAGCCTTTTCTGTTGCCCGCCCCGGGCACGCATGACTTCAATATCCAGTCCCACCTTGCCTTCATCGCTTAACAAAACCCCTACCGTATCGCTGGCGTAGGCCAGGCTGAAATCGGGCAGGTGGTTGTCGACAAAACAGGGACGGCCGGTAGGTGTGGTAGCGATGGGGGGCAATGTCGGCAGACCGTAGAGATAAAACATCATTTCGGCGAGCAGGATGCGCCCCTGCAGAAAGCGTTGGCGGCGTTTAATGGAAAAAGCGGTGGTAGCAGCAACGACCTCGGCGGAGAGCCTCCGGGTATCCAGTGCGGTGGACGTGGGGATCCATCGGGCAAAATGACACGCCATTATTCACTCCATACCAGAGGGGTCGCTGAAAACGCAGGGGAGTTAGATTAAGCATAAGTCGAGGATTTATCATCAAAAAACAGTATGCGTTTTATCCTATTTATCTGTTTGAGTAATATCATCGTCCGGGGCAGCGCCGCTCCACCATTGGATCAGCGAGGCGTTTGGTGCCAGATCAAAATGGGGTTTACCGAGCAGATGATTCAGAATGCGTGCTGAGCGCCAGGCCATCAGGCTGAGCCCGCCTTCCGCGCTGCCGTGGCTGTGGATACCGGCATTCACCGCATAAATGCGATTCTGCTCAGGCCCCTGCCATTCGAGGTTAAAATCGGGCAGTAACGGCAAGTGTTGTTGGTCGTCGAAAGGAATGCGTGGCAACAGGGGTTTTAAATAGGCAGGGAGTGAAGGGCGATAACCGGTTGCTAAAATGACGACATCGGCATTGAATCCTTCCTGACGATTTTCAAGACCGTGTCGGGTTCGCAATTGGAACCCTTTGCCTGTCGGCTCGATCGCCAGCAGAGTGCGATGCGGCAAAAGACGCACGTTGCGCGGCTGGTGCATCACATCGAAACGCATATAAAGCTCCCGGTACAAAGTACGTAGCGTATGGTTGCTAATACCGTCGGCCGGCAGTTTCTGAGTCTTGAGTTCGCGCTCGCGGATATCCTGCGGCAGCGTATAGAAATAATCGACGTACTCCGGGGTGAAATATTCATTGGTGAAGGCAGACTCGTCCAGCGGCTGAAAATTGGGCCGACGGGAAATCCAGTCGAGCTGTGCCGGTTCGCCCCAGTGCCCCCGCAGCGCGTTCAGAAAAATATCGGCACCGCTTTGGCCGCCGCCAATCACCGCCACCCGCTTACCGGTCAGATCCGGATTACGCAGGCCGATTTCGGCGGCATGCAGGCAGTTTTCGCCCAGCGCCGGATAAAACTCCTCAGGCAGCCAGGGGTCGTGGCCGGTGCCCAGACAGATATTCTTCGCCCACAGGGTTTGGTCACGGGTGCGTACTTTGAACAGCTGTTTTTCATCATCAAAATCGATGCTTTCAACCGACTGCGAAAACTGTAACCCTTCTAATCTATTACAGGCCCAGCTCAAATAGTCGGAGAACTCTTCACGGCTGATAATTTGCTGTTCGGTAATCAGAAAACGATAAATTTTTTTCTGCTCGACCAGGTAATTGATAAAGGAGAATTGGCTGCGAGGCGTTACCGCCGTAACCAGGTCCTGCAACACATAGGTCTGCATATAGGCGGAAGGGAGCAGCATGCCGGGATGCCAACGGAAGCTGGCGTTGCGATCGAGAAAGGCATAATTCAGTGCACCACTTTCATAGGCCAACGCCGCCAGGCTGAGGTTGAAAGGGCCAAGGCCGACGCCGAGTAAATCCAGTGGTTCATTCATTTTTTCTTATCTCTTTGATGGAAATTGCTGAGATAAGCTTAGGTGAATTTTGGCAAGAAGGAGGAGAAAGCAGGCGTTTGTCTGACGGGCGCTATGGTTTATTTGTTCATGCAGAAGCTGTAGAAAGCCATCGGACGGGTGGCCATAATATGGACATATTCTGAAGTTCAGCCTCCATGAGCGTCTGTCGATACTTGTGACTATGATGATAATGACGACGTTCATCGCTCGTAGATGCCAAGTTTTTCCAATTTATCGGCTTGGGTCATCTGTTTTCCCCCACTTTTTTCCAATTAAATGTGGCGTGGAACAGACCGCTATGTTGGC encodes the following:
- the yieH gene encoding 6-phosphogluconate phosphatase, producing MNQIDCILFDCDGTLVDSEVLCSKAYVHMFAHFGIHLSLDDVFRKFKGVKLYEIIEQVNAQQGTTLAKEELEPLYRQEVARLFDSELQQIAGARELLAQVKVPMCTVSNGPVSKMQHSLGLTDMLHYFDDRLFSGYDIQRWKPDPAIVFHAAEKMQVPVERCILVDDSAAGAQAGIAAGIPVFYFCADPHNKPIDHPLVTAFDNLAQLPALWRERGWQLTN
- a CDS encoding NCS2 family permease, with the protein product MSKPVSGLDVEQGLLGRVFKLKQHGTTARTETIAGITTFLTMVYIVFVNPQILGAAGMDTQAVFVTTCLIAAFGSIFMGLLANLPVALAPAMGLNAFFAFVVVGAMGISWQIGMGAIFWGAVGLLLLTIFRVRYWMIANIPMSLRVGITSGIGLFIGMMGLKNAGIVVANPDTLVTIGSLTSHNVLLGALGFFIIAVLSSRNFHAAVLISIVVTTLIGWALGDVKYGGVFSMPPNITSVVGQVDLAGALNIGLAGVIFSFMLVNLFDSSGTLIGVTDKAGLTDDKGKFPRMKQALYVDSISSVAGSFVGTSSVTAYIESSAGVSVGGRTGLTAVVTGILFLLVIFLSPLAGMVPAYAAAGALIYVGVLMTSSLARVKWDDLTEAVPAFVTAVMMPFSFSITEGIALGFISYCVMKLGTGRWREISPCVVVVALLFVLKIVFVDGH
- a CDS encoding NADPH-dependent FMN reductase — its product is MSDQALKIVTLLGSLRKGSYNAMVANALPGLAPQGVTIEALPSIRDIPLYDADVQQEEGFPAAVEAIAEQIRQADGVIIVTPEYNYSVPGGLKNAIDWLSRLPNQPLAGKPVAIQTSSMGPIGGARCQYHLRQILVFLDAMVMNKPEFMGGVIQNKVDAQAGELIDQGTLDFLTGQLSAFSDYIRRLK
- a CDS encoding 4'-phosphopantetheinyl transferase family protein; this encodes MACHFARWIPTSTALDTRRLSAEVVAATTAFSIKRRQRFLQGRILLAEMMFYLYGLPTLPPIATTPTGRPCFVDNHLPDFSLAYASDTVGVLLSDEGKVGLDIEVMRARGGQQKRLQDQFQTPAESAWISAQYDRLEAETQLWSIRQSVLKISGLGNSGQSSLLLHPFSGHLRSSITPQVQVMSDADEYLSWACAREPSLERLVCWQYEANKGLQKNGEISPRAPASSTRFIKLTSLALHR
- a CDS encoding lysine N(6)-hydroxylase/L-ornithine N(5)-oxygenase family protein, whose product is MNEPLDLLGVGLGPFNLSLAALAYESGALNYAFLDRNASFRWHPGMLLPSAYMQTYVLQDLVTAVTPRSQFSFINYLVEQKKIYRFLITEQQIISREEFSDYLSWACNRLEGLQFSQSVESIDFDDEKQLFKVRTRDQTLWAKNICLGTGHDPWLPEEFYPALGENCLHAAEIGLRNPDLTGKRVAVIGGGQSGADIFLNALRGHWGEPAQLDWISRRPNFQPLDESAFTNEYFTPEYVDYFYTLPQDIRERELKTQKLPADGISNHTLRTLYRELYMRFDVMHQPRNVRLLPHRTLLAIEPTGKGFQLRTRHGLENRQEGFNADVVILATGYRPSLPAYLKPLLPRIPFDDQQHLPLLPDFNLEWQGPEQNRIYAVNAGIHSHGSAEGGLSLMAWRSARILNHLLGKPHFDLAPNASLIQWWSGAAPDDDITQTDK